From one Streptomyces sp. N50 genomic stretch:
- a CDS encoding MarR family winged helix-turn-helix transcriptional regulator has translation MSPSPADVRAQWTEHNPGLDTSPMELIGLLKHATGLLNRAVEPLYAGAELTAPEVDMLIPLRHATDPVIARRLAEWLGLSRAGVSKALGKLERRGFIARTPNPADRRAALVTITPAGAKAVDDLFPRQLSAEVQLLAGLGEDREQVLSALGRLVEVMERQVGRE, from the coding sequence ATGTCGCCCTCCCCCGCCGACGTCCGCGCCCAGTGGACCGAGCACAACCCCGGTCTCGACACCTCGCCCATGGAGCTGATCGGCCTGCTCAAGCACGCCACCGGCCTCCTGAACCGGGCGGTCGAGCCCCTCTACGCGGGCGCCGAGCTCACCGCCCCCGAGGTCGACATGCTGATCCCCCTGCGACACGCGACCGACCCGGTGATCGCCCGCCGCCTCGCCGAATGGCTCGGCCTGTCCCGGGCGGGCGTCAGCAAGGCCCTGGGCAAGCTGGAGCGGCGCGGCTTCATCGCCCGCACCCCGAACCCGGCCGACCGGCGCGCCGCCCTGGTGACCATCACCCCGGCCGGCGCCAAGGCCGTGGACGACCTCTTTCCGCGCCAACTCTCCGCCGAGGTACAGCTGTTGGCGGGGCTGGGCGAGGACCGGGAGCAGGTGCTGAGTGCGCTGGGGCGGTTGGTGGAGGTCATGGAGCGCCAAGTGGGCCGTGAGTGA